One part of the Vanessa tameamea isolate UH-Manoa-2023 chromosome 8, ilVanTame1 primary haplotype, whole genome shotgun sequence genome encodes these proteins:
- the LOC113404716 gene encoding uncharacterized protein LOC113404716 isoform X3, with translation MAREEVRGKRPFKIWDSSRNVRKGLVVTSFEELIHRGKEKLSVAASEPVRLVLESDGTQVEDGEYWRTLPPNTVLLLLRQGERWYPTGVDVIKAAISAIPKIVCETIHALELHDETPSWKIMDNKGRVTVVLHWDQRPQASPAARSPSRQAKPDRRPSLVIQTSLERPQPPPPHITVVNHDEPGPARARLSRASSSLDHHVHTAECRAAAPPTHATPPAPPAHSQHPHRPPTDECDFHCCALHEEGRRIAVHKSVATSPIQDSQPRASPQGRPKGHVRFLDAESARRGERDSSESETENTLVEDEAVTSEKFLLLIDQLSVDQKRHLTIKDIGIILERLSSKILDVERLDRESESDDCYNWTIKATIRGDALRELGVIYNGNYYAISEHPGYREENEEAGDEGEEEEEEDRL, from the exons GAGGTTAGAGGGAAGAGGCCTTTTAAGATATGGGACAGTTCGAGAAATGTGAGAAAGGGTCTGGTGGTGACCAGCTTTGAGGAGCTGATACATAGAG GAAAAGAAAAGCTATCGGTAGCAGCAAGCGAGCCTGTCCGGCTGGTATTAGAGAGTGACGGCACGCAGGTTGAGGACGGCGAGTATTGGCGCACTCTCCCACCTAATACCGTACTTCTGCTTTTACGGCAAGGCGAGCGATGGTATCCCACGGGTGTCGACGTTATCAAGGCTG CTATATCGGCGATACCGAAAATTGTATGCGAGACGATACACGCTCTCGAGCTGCACGATGAAACACCTTCATGGAAAATCATGGACAACAAGGGGCGCGTCACAGTGGTGTTACACTGGGACCAGCGGCCGCAAGCGTCGCCGGCCGCGCGCTCGCCCTCGCGCCAAGCCAAGCCGGACCGACGGCCCTCGCTCGTTATACAGACCTCCTTGGAGCGACCACAGCCACCACCGCCACACATTACAGTCGTGAATCACGATGAGCCAGGGCCGGCGCGTGCTCGACTCTCACGCGCCTCCTCCTCGCTCGATCACCACGTGCATACGGCCGAGTGTCGTGCTGCCGCGCCTCCTACACATGCCACTCCACCCGCACCCCCAGCTCACTCCCAGCATCCTCATCGCCCACCAACAGACGAGTGCGACTTCCATTGTTGTGCACTTCACGAGGAGGGAAGGCGCATCGCTGTGCACAAGAGCGTTGCCACCTCACCCATTCAGGATTCCCAGCCACGAGCTTCGCCTCAAGGTAGACCGAAGGGTCACGTGCGATTTCTCGACGCCGAATCGGCACGACGAGGCGAACGAGACTCCTCGGAGAGTGAAACCGAGAACACCTTAGTCGAGGACGAGGCGGTCACGTCGGAAAAGTTCCTCCTCCTTATCGATCAACTCAGTGTCGATCAAAAGCGGCATTTGACCATCAAAGATATTGGTATAATTCTCGAACGGCTTAGTTCCAAAATTCTCGAcgtggaacggctggaccgagaATCTGAATCGGACGACTGTTACAATTGGACAATCAAAGCGACAATTAGAGGAGACGCGCTGAGGGAGCTGGGCGTCATATACAATGGGAATTATTATGCGATCAGTGAGCATCCGGGCTACCGGGAGGAGAACGAGGAGGCCGGTGACGAGGGTGAAGaggaagaagaagaagataGACTCTGA
- the LOC113404716 gene encoding uncharacterized protein LOC113404716 isoform X4, with translation MEVRGKRPFKIWDSSRNVRKGLVVTSFEELIHRGKEKLSVAASEPVRLVLESDGTQVEDGEYWRTLPPNTVLLLLRQGERWYPTGVDVIKAAISAIPKIVCETIHALELHDETPSWKIMDNKGRVTVVLHWDQRPQASPAARSPSRQAKPDRRPSLVIQTSLERPQPPPPHITVVNHDEPGPARARLSRASSSLDHHVHTAECRAAAPPTHATPPAPPAHSQHPHRPPTDECDFHCCALHEEGRRIAVHKSVATSPIQDSQPRASPQGRPKGHVRFLDAESARRGERDSSESETENTLVEDEAVTSEKFLLLIDQLSVDQKRHLTIKDIGIILERLSSKILDVERLDRESESDDCYNWTIKATIRGDALRELGVIYNGNYYAISEHPGYREENEEAGDEGEEEEEEDRL, from the exons ATG GAGGTTAGAGGGAAGAGGCCTTTTAAGATATGGGACAGTTCGAGAAATGTGAGAAAGGGTCTGGTGGTGACCAGCTTTGAGGAGCTGATACATAGAG GAAAAGAAAAGCTATCGGTAGCAGCAAGCGAGCCTGTCCGGCTGGTATTAGAGAGTGACGGCACGCAGGTTGAGGACGGCGAGTATTGGCGCACTCTCCCACCTAATACCGTACTTCTGCTTTTACGGCAAGGCGAGCGATGGTATCCCACGGGTGTCGACGTTATCAAGGCTG CTATATCGGCGATACCGAAAATTGTATGCGAGACGATACACGCTCTCGAGCTGCACGATGAAACACCTTCATGGAAAATCATGGACAACAAGGGGCGCGTCACAGTGGTGTTACACTGGGACCAGCGGCCGCAAGCGTCGCCGGCCGCGCGCTCGCCCTCGCGCCAAGCCAAGCCGGACCGACGGCCCTCGCTCGTTATACAGACCTCCTTGGAGCGACCACAGCCACCACCGCCACACATTACAGTCGTGAATCACGATGAGCCAGGGCCGGCGCGTGCTCGACTCTCACGCGCCTCCTCCTCGCTCGATCACCACGTGCATACGGCCGAGTGTCGTGCTGCCGCGCCTCCTACACATGCCACTCCACCCGCACCCCCAGCTCACTCCCAGCATCCTCATCGCCCACCAACAGACGAGTGCGACTTCCATTGTTGTGCACTTCACGAGGAGGGAAGGCGCATCGCTGTGCACAAGAGCGTTGCCACCTCACCCATTCAGGATTCCCAGCCACGAGCTTCGCCTCAAGGTAGACCGAAGGGTCACGTGCGATTTCTCGACGCCGAATCGGCACGACGAGGCGAACGAGACTCCTCGGAGAGTGAAACCGAGAACACCTTAGTCGAGGACGAGGCGGTCACGTCGGAAAAGTTCCTCCTCCTTATCGATCAACTCAGTGTCGATCAAAAGCGGCATTTGACCATCAAAGATATTGGTATAATTCTCGAACGGCTTAGTTCCAAAATTCTCGAcgtggaacggctggaccgagaATCTGAATCGGACGACTGTTACAATTGGACAATCAAAGCGACAATTAGAGGAGACGCGCTGAGGGAGCTGGGCGTCATATACAATGGGAATTATTATGCGATCAGTGAGCATCCGGGCTACCGGGAGGAGAACGAGGAGGCCGGTGACGAGGGTGAAGaggaagaagaagaagataGACTCTGA
- the LOC113404716 gene encoding uncharacterized protein LOC113404716 isoform X1 — MIVEIQEEVRGKRPFKIWDSSRNVRKGLVVTSFEELIHRGKEKLSVAASEPVRLVLESDGTQVEDGEYWRTLPPNTVLLLLRQGERWYPTGVDVIKAAISAIPKIVCETIHALELHDETPSWKIMDNKGRVTVVLHWDQRPQASPAARSPSRQAKPDRRPSLVIQTSLERPQPPPPHITVVNHDEPGPARARLSRASSSLDHHVHTAECRAAAPPTHATPPAPPAHSQHPHRPPTDECDFHCCALHEEGRRIAVHKSVATSPIQDSQPRASPQGRPKGHVRFLDAESARRGERDSSESETENTLVEDEAVTSEKFLLLIDQLSVDQKRHLTIKDIGIILERLSSKILDVERLDRESESDDCYNWTIKATIRGDALRELGVIYNGNYYAISEHPGYREENEEAGDEGEEEEEEDRL, encoded by the exons ATGATAGTCGAAATACAAGAG GAGGTTAGAGGGAAGAGGCCTTTTAAGATATGGGACAGTTCGAGAAATGTGAGAAAGGGTCTGGTGGTGACCAGCTTTGAGGAGCTGATACATAGAG GAAAAGAAAAGCTATCGGTAGCAGCAAGCGAGCCTGTCCGGCTGGTATTAGAGAGTGACGGCACGCAGGTTGAGGACGGCGAGTATTGGCGCACTCTCCCACCTAATACCGTACTTCTGCTTTTACGGCAAGGCGAGCGATGGTATCCCACGGGTGTCGACGTTATCAAGGCTG CTATATCGGCGATACCGAAAATTGTATGCGAGACGATACACGCTCTCGAGCTGCACGATGAAACACCTTCATGGAAAATCATGGACAACAAGGGGCGCGTCACAGTGGTGTTACACTGGGACCAGCGGCCGCAAGCGTCGCCGGCCGCGCGCTCGCCCTCGCGCCAAGCCAAGCCGGACCGACGGCCCTCGCTCGTTATACAGACCTCCTTGGAGCGACCACAGCCACCACCGCCACACATTACAGTCGTGAATCACGATGAGCCAGGGCCGGCGCGTGCTCGACTCTCACGCGCCTCCTCCTCGCTCGATCACCACGTGCATACGGCCGAGTGTCGTGCTGCCGCGCCTCCTACACATGCCACTCCACCCGCACCCCCAGCTCACTCCCAGCATCCTCATCGCCCACCAACAGACGAGTGCGACTTCCATTGTTGTGCACTTCACGAGGAGGGAAGGCGCATCGCTGTGCACAAGAGCGTTGCCACCTCACCCATTCAGGATTCCCAGCCACGAGCTTCGCCTCAAGGTAGACCGAAGGGTCACGTGCGATTTCTCGACGCCGAATCGGCACGACGAGGCGAACGAGACTCCTCGGAGAGTGAAACCGAGAACACCTTAGTCGAGGACGAGGCGGTCACGTCGGAAAAGTTCCTCCTCCTTATCGATCAACTCAGTGTCGATCAAAAGCGGCATTTGACCATCAAAGATATTGGTATAATTCTCGAACGGCTTAGTTCCAAAATTCTCGAcgtggaacggctggaccgagaATCTGAATCGGACGACTGTTACAATTGGACAATCAAAGCGACAATTAGAGGAGACGCGCTGAGGGAGCTGGGCGTCATATACAATGGGAATTATTATGCGATCAGTGAGCATCCGGGCTACCGGGAGGAGAACGAGGAGGCCGGTGACGAGGGTGAAGaggaagaagaagaagataGACTCTGA
- the LOC113404716 gene encoding uncharacterized protein LOC113404716 isoform X2 gives MTSSFTREVRGKRPFKIWDSSRNVRKGLVVTSFEELIHRGKEKLSVAASEPVRLVLESDGTQVEDGEYWRTLPPNTVLLLLRQGERWYPTGVDVIKAAISAIPKIVCETIHALELHDETPSWKIMDNKGRVTVVLHWDQRPQASPAARSPSRQAKPDRRPSLVIQTSLERPQPPPPHITVVNHDEPGPARARLSRASSSLDHHVHTAECRAAAPPTHATPPAPPAHSQHPHRPPTDECDFHCCALHEEGRRIAVHKSVATSPIQDSQPRASPQGRPKGHVRFLDAESARRGERDSSESETENTLVEDEAVTSEKFLLLIDQLSVDQKRHLTIKDIGIILERLSSKILDVERLDRESESDDCYNWTIKATIRGDALRELGVIYNGNYYAISEHPGYREENEEAGDEGEEEEEEDRL, from the exons ATGACTTCTAGTTTTACTCGA GAGGTTAGAGGGAAGAGGCCTTTTAAGATATGGGACAGTTCGAGAAATGTGAGAAAGGGTCTGGTGGTGACCAGCTTTGAGGAGCTGATACATAGAG GAAAAGAAAAGCTATCGGTAGCAGCAAGCGAGCCTGTCCGGCTGGTATTAGAGAGTGACGGCACGCAGGTTGAGGACGGCGAGTATTGGCGCACTCTCCCACCTAATACCGTACTTCTGCTTTTACGGCAAGGCGAGCGATGGTATCCCACGGGTGTCGACGTTATCAAGGCTG CTATATCGGCGATACCGAAAATTGTATGCGAGACGATACACGCTCTCGAGCTGCACGATGAAACACCTTCATGGAAAATCATGGACAACAAGGGGCGCGTCACAGTGGTGTTACACTGGGACCAGCGGCCGCAAGCGTCGCCGGCCGCGCGCTCGCCCTCGCGCCAAGCCAAGCCGGACCGACGGCCCTCGCTCGTTATACAGACCTCCTTGGAGCGACCACAGCCACCACCGCCACACATTACAGTCGTGAATCACGATGAGCCAGGGCCGGCGCGTGCTCGACTCTCACGCGCCTCCTCCTCGCTCGATCACCACGTGCATACGGCCGAGTGTCGTGCTGCCGCGCCTCCTACACATGCCACTCCACCCGCACCCCCAGCTCACTCCCAGCATCCTCATCGCCCACCAACAGACGAGTGCGACTTCCATTGTTGTGCACTTCACGAGGAGGGAAGGCGCATCGCTGTGCACAAGAGCGTTGCCACCTCACCCATTCAGGATTCCCAGCCACGAGCTTCGCCTCAAGGTAGACCGAAGGGTCACGTGCGATTTCTCGACGCCGAATCGGCACGACGAGGCGAACGAGACTCCTCGGAGAGTGAAACCGAGAACACCTTAGTCGAGGACGAGGCGGTCACGTCGGAAAAGTTCCTCCTCCTTATCGATCAACTCAGTGTCGATCAAAAGCGGCATTTGACCATCAAAGATATTGGTATAATTCTCGAACGGCTTAGTTCCAAAATTCTCGAcgtggaacggctggaccgagaATCTGAATCGGACGACTGTTACAATTGGACAATCAAAGCGACAATTAGAGGAGACGCGCTGAGGGAGCTGGGCGTCATATACAATGGGAATTATTATGCGATCAGTGAGCATCCGGGCTACCGGGAGGAGAACGAGGAGGCCGGTGACGAGGGTGAAGaggaagaagaagaagataGACTCTGA